One Thermodesulfobacteriota bacterium genomic window, AGGAGGTTCGCGGTGGTCTGGGTGGTAAACTCGGTGCCGGACTTGTCGCCGGTGCCGTTGAGGCCCACCACCAGGCCGTAGCCCAGGAGCTGGTTGCGCCGCACCCCGTCCACCTTGGCCACGTCCTTGACCCGCACCGCGGCGGCGGCGGGGGCCGCCAGCGAGAGGACCAGGACCACAGCGGCGGCGCGGGCAAGGAGTTCGGCGAAGGGTTGCGTCCTCATGATCTCCCTCTTCCTAGAACGGCCACACGGCGTCGGCGATGCGGTACAGCCACCCGGGGCGCTGCTGGCTCGCCAGGAGCCCCTGGCCGCCGTAGAGCACCTGGGCGTCGGCGAGATCCGTGGAGGTCACCGTGTTGGCGGGGGAGATGTCCGAGGGGCGGGCGATGCCCCGCACGAAGAGGTACTGGGTCTCCTCGTTCACCTTCACCTGGCGGCGGCCCTCCAGGACCAGGTTGCCGTCTTCGAGCACCTGGACGACCCGGGCCGCCACCCGGGTGCGCAGGAGGTCCTTGCGCTTGGTGGTGCCGGCACCCCGGAAGCTGTTGGCGGTGGACGCCCCGAGCTTGGGCTCGAAGCCCCCCCGGTTGAGGTCGATGCCGGCCAGGTTGGAGATCTCGGCGGAGACCGAGGCGTCCCGGGAGATGCCGGTGCTCGCCTCGCGGCTCGCCTCGCTCGACTCCACCACCACCACGGTGACCAGATCGCCGATCTCCCGGGCCCGGCGGTCCTCGTAGGCGAGCGTCAGGGGTGAGGCGTCCACCCACAG contains:
- a CDS encoding flagellar basal body L-ring protein FlgH, with translation MRRTFGLDFALFAASAVLGGCATGGAHLQEPPWPAPTPLAPVARTMDRSVQPTSLWVDASPLTLAYEDRRAREIGDLVTVVVVESSEASREASTGISRDASVSAEISNLAGIDLNRGGFEPKLGASTANSFRGAGTTKRKDLLRTRVAARVVQVLEDGNLVLEGRRQVKVNEETQYLFVRGIARPSDISPANTVTSTDLADAQVLYGGQGLLASQQRPGWLYRIADAVWPF